A genomic region of Methanomassiliicoccus sp. contains the following coding sequences:
- a CDS encoding PaaI family thioesterase yields MKDQGVDFPSCYGCGQENPIGFRLKYSFVDERSHIEFDIGPEHCGYPGLMHGGVTCVLFDEAMYHVIARTVPGVVTVTMAVDYKSPGFEGHRLICEAWVEKREGRRIEVYSTLIDAHTKKVVAEARAVYQKVDLSKIVGR; encoded by the coding sequence ATGAAGGACCAAGGCGTTGACTTCCCCAGCTGCTATGGATGTGGCCAGGAGAACCCCATCGGATTTCGGCTGAAGTACTCGTTCGTTGATGAGAGATCGCATATAGAGTTCGATATCGGACCTGAGCATTGCGGTTACCCCGGGCTTATGCACGGAGGCGTAACTTGCGTGCTGTTCGATGAGGCCATGTACCATGTCATCGCCCGCACGGTCCCCGGTGTCGTGACCGTCACCATGGCGGTCGATTACAAGAGCCCCGGGTTCGAGGGCCATAGGCTTATCTGCGAGGCCTGGGTGGAGAAGCGTGAGGGGCGAAGGATCGAAGTATACTCCACCCTGATCGATGCCCACACCAAGAAGGTCGTCGCCGAGGCGAGAGCCGTTTATCAGAAGGTCGACCTCAGTAAGATCGTGGGCCGGTAG